CCAGGTCGGCCTCTCAGTGATTTGAAGCTGGTCATCGCAGGTGTTCTGCACGTGCTCAAAGAAGGCGGCTCCTGGCGTGCTTTGGACGTCCCTGGCGTTGCCTGGGAAACTGTTTACGGCCACTTCCGCCGCTGGGCCAAGGCCGGTCTCTGGGATCAGGCCATGCAGCAGATGAAATGGCATGCAGGCAAGAACCTCGGCATGATTGACTCCACCCACATCAAGGTCCACCGGGACGGGGCCAACCCCGCCGGAGGCCAGGAACAACAGGCCATGAGCCGCACCAAGGGCGGACTCAACACGAAGCTGCATGCTGCGGTGGACGGGCGCTGCCAGCCACAAGCCTTGATTTTGACGGCAGGGACGGAAGCTGATGTCTTGCATGCGCCAGCTTTGCTTGAATCTGTGGAGGGCAGGCGGGTGCTCATGGACAAGGCCTATGACAGCGATGGGTTGCGCGAGCTCATCGCAAGCAAAGGTATGAAAGCCTGCATTCCGCCGCGCAGCAACCGGGTGGCCCCGGCGGCTTACGACAAGGTGCTTTACAAGAAAAGGCACTGCGTGGAGAACTTCTTTGAGAAGATCAAAAGGATGCGGCGCATCGCCACGCGCTACGACAAAACCGACGTCTCCTTCATGGCTTTTGTCCTCCTTGGCATCTGCATTTTATCCCTCAGAAATCAATTTTAAAACACGCCTTAGAATCTATGGCTAAAAGATCCGATTTATTCAACTCACCTGAGTTAATCGTAACAGTCCTATCGCTAGCACTTGCGATATTGTAACCACCTTGTAATAAAAGAATTTTCATCTCACCATATCTTGAATTGGTGGCAATATTCCACCAAGCTGGGTCATCAATACTGAAGCCAGCGTTTTTGGGGCTAATTGGAGATGGTCTTAGAGCTCCTCTCCAGTAACCTGATGCCACACTTGGATTGGGGGTGGGTTTTAACTCTAACATGCCAGAGCAATGTAATTGACAAAAGAAGGTAGAGGAGCCACTCAAACCAGCGGTAAGTGTACCATTTCCTTTTGTGTCGTCGTCCCAGCAATTAACGGCAGCGGAGCATTTTATATTAGGGGAATCGCCGGCCATATATTTATATTTAGTTTGAAATAGATCGGCAGCCATTTTGATTTGAAGAACTTCTTTCCCCATCCTATTTAGCTCAACCGTTCTAATCATACTCTGCCCAACCAGAACCCCGCCGATAAGCAGCCCGATAACAACCAGCACAATGGACAGCTCAACCAGTGTGAAGCCTAGACGTGATAAACGATGCTTGAACAAATTCCCTCTCTTTGAGGGAAGTATAACAAACTTCGCTTTGCGAAGTCAAGCTGCCGCAGCTATGCGGCCACCCAAGGGATGGGCAGGGCGGGGACTCCACCAAAGCCTTTGGCGTAGCGAGCGAATGAGAGCGGTGCTTCTGCTCCGGGCATTTGCCCCCGTCATTAACGATATGACGGGGGCAGGGCTTCGATTTTCAGGTGTAGCTTCGGTCATACGCCATGTTGCAGGAAAGAGACAGGGCGCGGTGATAGGATTTCACGGTCCCCATATGGGGACCGGTCATTTGCACTAAAGTGTTTATCGCCTTGGTGGGGTTGTGCGATTGGCGAGAATGCCGCGCACGGTGGCGGCGACAACCGGCAAGGGTTGGCGCATGGGGTCGCCAGTCCAGCCAAGGCTGGCGGCCCGAATGGCGAGCTGGTTTTCCAGCTCGTCAAACTCGGCATCGCTTAAGCTGACTGATTCAATCAGCTCGACATCATTCAGGGGGAGAAGTGCCGCGCTCATGGCTGCACCTCC
This genomic window from Prosthecobacter fusiformis contains:
- a CDS encoding type II secretion system protein, yielding MFKHRLSRLGFTLVELSIVLVVIGLLIGGVLVGQSMIRTVELNRMGKEVLQIKMAADLFQTKYKYMAGDSPNIKCSAAVNCWDDDTKGNGTLTAGLSGSSTFFCQLHCSGMLELKPTPNPSVASGYWRGALRPSPISPKNAGFSIDDPAWWNIATNSRYGEMKILLLQGGYNIASASDRTVTINSGELNKSDLLAIDSKACFKIDF
- a CDS encoding IS5 family transposase; its protein translation is PGRPLSDLKLVIAGVLHVLKEGGSWRALDVPGVAWETVYGHFRRWAKAGLWDQAMQQMKWHAGKNLGMIDSTHIKVHRDGANPAGGQEQQAMSRTKGGLNTKLHAAVDGRCQPQALILTAGTEADVLHAPALLESVEGRRVLMDKAYDSDGLRELIASKGMKACIPPRSNRVAPAAYDKVLYKKRHCVENFFEKIKRMRRIATRYDKTDVSFMAFVLLGICILSLRNQF